TCCCACCGTTACTAAATCTTTTTCAATGTTTGCATATTCCCGCAGTTCCTGAGGTATCCCCAGGCGGCCCTGCTTGTCGATGTCGCCCTCCACCGCATTGGCGTAAAAATGGCGCACAAAAGCCCTGGCGTTGGCGTCGGCGGTAGGCAATTTGGCTAATTTCTCCATAAACTTTTCCCACTGAACCATAGGGTAGATGTACAGACACTTGTCCATCCCCCTAGTAACTACGCAGCGGTAGCCTAATTCTTCCCGGTACTTAGCCGGAACAATCATCCGCCCTTTAGCATCTATTGAGTTTTGGTATTTTCCCATCAACATCTGCTCACCTGTACCCTGTATGCCAGAGAATCTTCTTCACTCGATTTTATATTGTCCTATTCTTCTCTTATCGTCTATTATCAAATTTTACTTTCTTCCACTATACTCCACAACGCTCCACTTGGCAACAAAATAAGCAAAAAATTGGTCTTCTTCATCCACTCATTA
The genomic region above belongs to Aminipila butyrica and contains:
- the mraZ gene encoding division/cell wall cluster transcriptional repressor MraZ is translated as MGKYQNSIDAKGRMIVPAKYREELGYRCVVTRGMDKCLYIYPMVQWEKFMEKLAKLPTADANARAFVRHFYANAVEGDIDKQGRLGIPQELREYANIEKDLVTVGLLDKIEIWSRKEWSEAEEEAELSPNNIAAQMAEYGI